A genomic window from Oryctolagus cuniculus chromosome 12, mOryCun1.1, whole genome shotgun sequence includes:
- the LOC100338677 gene encoding large ribosomal subunit protein uL15-like: MPSRLRKTRKLRGHVSHGHGRIGKHRKHPGGRGNAGGMHHHRINFDKYHPGYFGKVGMRHYHLKRNQSFCPTVNLDKLWTLVSEQTRVNAAKNKTGAAPIIDVVRSGYYKALGKGKLPKQPVIMKAKFFSRRAEEKIKGVGGACVLVA; the protein is encoded by the coding sequence ATGCCATCCAGACTGAGGAAGACCCGGAAACTGCGCGGCCACGTGAGCCACGGCCACGGCCGCATCGGCAAGCACCGGAAGCACCCAGGAGGCCGAGGTAATGCGGGTGGCATGCATCACCACAGGATCAACTTTGATAAATATCACCCAGGTTACTTCGGGAAAGTTGGCATGAGGCATTACCACTTAAAGAGGAACCAGAGCTTCTGCCCAACTGTCAACCTTGATAAGCTGTGGACATTGGTCAGTGAGCAGACACGGGTAAATGCTGCCAAGAACAAGACTGGAGCTGCTCCTATCATTGATGTGGTGCGGTCGGGCTATTACAAAGCTCTGGGAAAGGGAAAGCTCCCAAAGCAGCCTGTCATCATGAAGGCCAAATTCTTCAGCAGAAGAGCTGAGGAGAAGATTAAGGGCGTGGGGGGAGCCTGTGTCCTGGTGGCTTGA